The following coding sequences are from one Hyla sarda isolate aHylSar1 unplaced genomic scaffold, aHylSar1.hap1 scaffold_2330, whole genome shotgun sequence window:
- the LOC130322386 gene encoding 39S ribosomal protein L2, mitochondrial-like has product MGALCSRPMIWHCVPPHIGVLRCLLLRFVVFFPLASGVPVMALCRLSRAFRSLSVTFSQTSSHSLLCPQAVAFSLLPSRGLLTTSHLNGLEIWKPPAKYTINPIGKRKTGGRDHTGRVRVRGIGGGHKQLFRMIDFQRLRYEPGRENMAFQEKVVEVRYDPCRSADIALVAGGKRKRWIIATENMKAGDLITSSGHIGRMAVSAQEGDSHPLGALPVGTLVNCLEVTPGKGAEFIRAAGTCGVLLRKVNGTAIVQLPSKRQVQVLETCVATVGRISNVDHNKRVIGKAGRNRWLGIRPSSGLWKRKGGWAGRKIKPLPALKSYVMLPSAKPPPRA; this is encoded by the exons ATGGGGGCTTTATGCTCCCGGCCCATGATCTGGCACTGTGTACCCCCCCACATCGGGGTCTTGCGCTGTTTGTTGCTGAGATTTGTTGTCTTTTTCCCATTAGCCTCTGGGGTCCCGGTCATGGCGCTCTGCAGACTGTCTCGTGCCTTTCGCAGCTTATCGGTGACCTTCAGCCAAACTTCATCACACTCTTTGCTCTGTCCCCAG GCTGTTGCTTTCTCACTGTTGCCCTCTAGAGGTCTCCTCACCACATCGCATCTCAATGGCCTGGAGATCTGGAAGCCACCTGCCAAGTACACAATTAACCCCATAGGGAAGAGGAAGACGGGCGGGCGAGATCACACTG GTCGTGTCCGCGTGCGCGGAATTGGCGGAGGGCACAAGCAACTCTTTAGGATGATTGATTTCCAGAGGCTGCGCTATGAACCAGGGCGGGAGAACATGGCGTTCCAGGAGAAGGTGGTGGAGGTGCGGTATGACCCCTGCAG GTCGGCGGACATCGCTCTGGTCGCTGGTGGGAAACGTAAACGTTGGATTATCGCTACTGAGAACATGAAGGCCGGAGATCTGATCACGTCATCCGGACACATTGGACGCATGGCGG TTTCTGCCCAGGAGGGAGACTCTCACCCGCTTGGGGCGTTGCCAGTCGGAACCCTGGTGAACTGCCTGGAAGTGACCCCTGGGAAAGGCGCAGAGTTTATCAGAGCTGCCG GGACGTGTGGGGTGTTACTAAGGAAGGTGAACGGAACTGCCATTGTGCAGCTGCCCTCCAAGAGACAAGTGCAG GTGCTGGAAACCTGCGTGGCCACTGTAGGACGCATCTCCAATGTCGACCATAACAAGCGGGTGATTGGCAAGGCTGGGCGGAACCGCTGGCTGGGGATCCGGCCGTCCAGTGGACTCTGGAAGAGGAAGGGCGGCTGGGCCGGGCGCAAGATCAAACCGCTGCCCGCCCTGAAGAGCTACGTGATGTTACCAAGTGCCAAACCGCCCCCCAGGGCCTGA